The DNA segment GCCAGAAATAAATCGGCAGCAAGTTTAGTAAGTGGGGATGGAATCTGATTAAGATGAGCAATAGGGCTAAGCAAAGCAGCTGATCTCAGCAAGTTTAACAATTTATGCTGTGAAAATGCACCCAAAGCCATCAAAGTTCccttcaaatcaaaatcaaaatgaagTTGTTAGattagattaattaattatctgAAATGAGATATGATATTTATTCACCAGAGAATGAGCAACGTAGTGAAGTTTGTGTCCTGTTTGGTTATGAACATATTGGAATATAGCAGGAAGATCATAAGCTGCTAATTCATCCCATGACCATTCCCAGAAAGCCTGCAATTAATTCAATTTCAATACCGTTAGTTATTTTTAATTGGTTTTTATATTAATGAATTGCGAGATTGATCATAACCGAATCAGTGGGACTAAGAGAAGTGTGGCCGCGGCTATATGTAGTCCCACGGGTGTTAGCAATCCAAACATCATAGCCATTGTCAGCCAATATGAAAGCTAGAGACTCATCGGGAGCATTCAGTAACCATGTTGCACCATCCTACCATCATGAAATTATAGATTCTTTTGGAGTAAACATCAGCCATGTCATGGatatatcaattttattattatacgaTCGATGCTAACCGACATTAGACCATGCTGCAGCAGAACCGGTCCCTTGTCTGCTGGCTTACCGGTGCGTCCCACAGGCATTCTCTGCAAGCTTAGAATATAACCATCCTCTGTAGTTAcctgaaaaaaaaaagcataacaaaaataaaatgaaaaaagaatgatattgaagagaggaaaatgaAATTAAGATAAGTTTGTACTTTAAATTCATGGCAAACATAGCCTTGTGAAATTGCCATGGATTCACAAATGCTATCATTAGAAGTTGAGATTGAATTAAGGTTTGATGTTGCTGCTAAAGTTAAAGTTGCAGaagaacataataataataagactATAACTATAAAAACAGCCATTTGCAGGtatttttaattacaagattGATCGATGGATGGATGCAAATTTATAGCgggataaaaaaaaagcaagtaGATTATGTCACATGTAATTAAATAATGCATTCTGTTTTAACTAATTCGGAGATTGTTAAAACAAAGGCAAGTAGTAGGGTCCACTCTCATTGCCTACATAGTATTTTTCTTAGAAAGGAGTGACAAATTAGTGGCAATTTTTGTCTCTAATTCCAATCA comes from the Euphorbia lathyris chromosome 5, ddEupLath1.1, whole genome shotgun sequence genome and includes:
- the LOC136229758 gene encoding triacylglycerol lipase 2-like, which encodes MAVFIVIVLLLLCSSATLTLAATSNLNSISTSNDSICESMAISQGYVCHEFKVTTEDGYILSLQRMPVGRTGKPADKGPVLLQHGLMSDGATWLLNAPDESLAFILADNGYDVWIANTRGTTYSRGHTSLSPTDSAFWEWSWDELAAYDLPAIFQYVHNQTGHKLHYVAHSLGTLMALGAFSQHKLLNLLRSAALLSPIAHLNQIPSPLTKLAADLFLAEELYWLGLREFIPGAQAASKLVENICDKPGLTCSNLIDAFTGPNCCVNSSKTNSFLDNQPQSTSTKNLIHLAQMIRTGKIAMFDYGNEDENMDHYRQPTPPVYNITNIPNDVPLFMGYGGQDTLADVTDVNLLLDSLKHHHPDKLVLLFRQDYAHADFVFGVNANQLVYHPLMAFFTLT